In Deltaproteobacteria bacterium GWC2_55_46, a single window of DNA contains:
- a CDS encoding thioredoxin peroxidase, with the protein MAETLAVVQNEAPDFKATAVVKDGSVKEVKLSDYKGKYVVLFFYPLDFTFVCPTEIIAMSDRIKEFEVRGAEVLGVSVDSQFSHIAWRNTPRKKGGIGEISYPLVSDLDKSISRNYGVLVDKPGIALRGLFIIDKLGKIRHITINDLPLGRNVEEVLRVLDAIQFNEKYGEVCPANWKQGEEGMKPNQTGLESYAQAHF; encoded by the coding sequence ATGGCTGAGACTTTAGCTGTTGTACAGAACGAAGCGCCGGACTTCAAGGCGACTGCGGTAGTGAAGGACGGCTCCGTAAAGGAAGTAAAGTTGTCAGATTACAAGGGTAAATACGTGGTGCTCTTCTTCTATCCACTTGATTTTACCTTCGTCTGCCCTACCGAGATAATAGCGATGAGCGACAGGATAAAGGAGTTCGAGGTAAGAGGGGCCGAGGTGCTTGGGGTCTCCGTCGACAGCCAGTTCTCGCATATCGCCTGGAGGAACACCCCGAGGAAGAAGGGCGGGATAGGCGAGATAAGCTATCCGCTCGTCTCTGACCTTGACAAGTCGATCAGCAGGAATTACGGGGTGCTCGTCGACAAGCCGGGCATAGCGCTGAGGGGCCTTTTTATAATCGACAAGCTCGGCAAGATACGCCACATAACAATAAACGATCTCCCGCTCGGAAGGAACGTGGAAGAGGTCTTAAGGGTCCTTGACGCGATACAGTTCAACGAAAAATACGGCGAGGTATGCCCGGCCAACTGGAAACAGGGCGAAGAGGGCATGAAGCCAAACCAGACCGGGCTTGAGAGCTACGCCCAGGCACACTTTTAA